A single region of the Lycium barbarum isolate Lr01 chromosome 2, ASM1917538v2, whole genome shotgun sequence genome encodes:
- the LOC132626001 gene encoding enoyl-[acyl-carrier-protein] reductase [NADH], chloroplastic-like, which produces MAATAASSLQIAIARPCILSTKRISDVCSTNFGGITRKLPWNRLASSCHVSSVQHFCCNFTSMTQKLQKVVTKAKSEGDESKPASGLPIDLKGKRAFIAGIADDNGYGWAIAKSLAAAGAEILVGTWVPALNIFETSLRRGKFDESRVLPDGSLMEITKVYPLDAVFDSLEDVPEDIKANKRYAGSSKWTVSEVAESVKEDFGSIDILVHSLANGPEVTKPLLETSRNGYLAAISASSYSYVSLLKHFLPIMNPGGSSISLTYIASERIIPGYGGGMSSAKAALESDTKVLAFEAGRKKKIRVNTISAGPLRSRAAKAIGFIDMMIDYSIANAPLQKELSADEVGNTAAFLASPLASAITGAVIYVDNGLNAMGVGIDSPIFKDLNIPKSVE; this is translated from the exons ATGGCGGCAACTGCAGCTTCAAGCTTGCAAATAGCAATAGCTAGGCCGTGCATACTCTCTACTAAAAGAATTTCCGATGTCTGTTCAACAAACTTTGGTGGTATCACTAGAAAACTACCCTGGAATAGACTTGCCAGTAGTTGTCACGTTTCATCTGTTCAACATTTTTGCTGCAATTTCACATCTATGACTCAAAAGTTACAGAAGGTTGTCACCAAGGCAAAATCAGAAGGTGATGAAAGCAAGCCTGCCTCTGGGCTGCCAATTGATTTGAAAG GCAAAAGGGCTTTTATAGCTGGTATAGCTGATGATAATGGATATGGGTGGGCTATTGCTAAGTCCTTGGCTGCTGCAGGTGCCGAAATTCTAGTTGGAACTTGGGTGCCA GCCTTAAACATTTTCGAAACTAGTCTACGACGTGGGAAGTTTGATGAATCACGCGT TTTGCCAGATGGCTCTTTGATGGAGATTACAAAAGTTTACCCCTTGGATGCTGTTTTTGACAGTCTTGAGGATGTACCTGAAGAT ATTAAAGCAAATAAGCGTTATGCTGGTTCTTCTAAGTGGACAGTTTCG GAAGTTGCAGAATCTGTGAAGGAGGATTTTGGCAGCATCGACATTCTTGTGCATTCACTTGCTAACGGGCCGGAG GTGACTAAACCTCTTTTGGAGACATCGAGGAACGGATACCTTGCAGCAATATCAGCATCAAGTTATTCCTATGTGTCTTTGCTAAAGCATTTCCTTCCAATTATGAACCCAG GTGGTTCTTCAATTTCTCTGACTTATATTGCTTCTGAGAGGATAATTCCAGG ATATGGAGGGGGAATGAGTTCTGCCAAGGCAGCACTTGAGAGTGACACCAAA GTACTTGCCTTCGAGGCTGGAAGAAAGAAGAAAATTAGGGTGAACACTATATCTGCCG GCCCATTACGAAGTCGTGCTGCAAAAGCAATTGGTTTCATAGATATGATGATTGACTACTCCATAGCCAATGCACCTCTCCAGAAAGAATTATCAGCAG ATGAAGTAGGGAATACAGCTGCTTTCCTAGCATCGCCCCTGGCTTCAGCAATTACTGGTGCGGTTATATATGTTGACAACGGATTGAATGCAATGGGCGTGGGTATCGACAGTCCTATATTTAAAGATCTCAACATTCCCAAGAGTGTGGAATAG